The following are encoded in a window of Colletotrichum lupini chromosome 3, complete sequence genomic DNA:
- a CDS encoding Sec7 domain-containing protein, which yields MYADTPRRSSRRRPDLNINTSPPPAAYSNRPAAVVASRGEPTIAPPVPQTPPSSNRNRPPPPTSSSSVAKGKSNSSRALRGPALSRHADDSFLVDTPDSPDSFDMSSNKENDNPDQSRPRDSHDLSLSPRNVTRDSLMANMLMSLDQFSMGGPVGGPFGSSPPNMHDEPSQQYQYDTDGDGFSRSVRGGRPGHTYSYSSDFDADDASRISSRGRRSNSSSNFQPGLHRISSMREPLRSTANSQRHMHSRGGKGSTKSSSSNSIDAGYAQVLSSTRWASGFGGRSSSFDYGHRPPALQATQHQAQANGAPWHIEFSNTFFTDDYDAAPTPTVPGGPRRMMPPVTPPAATIPQPPMAASTSAAAHAPSTVAVEPAEPPPIVLERKRSSRSAKSTSTSRRADSNNNKSSTPREEVPPMPSPVPVSSAAPTSSPATAPVTAFESESAPAPHVGYGKTKEPVHAATIPTQAPSQQTKEKPGFFRRVFGSSRSNASNNPPETQNSTGITSSTSVDSVDQRSGNRSLHVANQMKPSAPAPPSRDTSSSHSHHHVLQKKPSSFFRRRKKSVSADEVPPVPVAATLEPPMPPLVAPIQLPITKDKLSAKPEPSPISSLRRVMNPYLKGSPVTPNTLLTPQSAPVQPAYSEMTSDPAPASNGERAEEQPRSFSPEYDPSPNARIREVRSGSRDDDDDYHPEHERRTDTPTRPPPEPPISSEKRNNSFLDIDGSDNEADTESKRGKTKKDRSHKSGKTSKEPCPSRKGTSDRKDDTIRGRKNNRLAVAPADSDDEGNKSTLILPMEGTRSASRASGSTTTEYKSAMSGTPSVRVETTENSPKVLGTFEAMSTKPLDEPDFIVGDPTEDDRKKAQKIYDGNEDFIQKEKAAAWMGEEGPVRQRTLQAYMDLYDFADKSILQSLRLICERLVFRAETQQVDRILVAFSKRWCDCNTNHGFKASDVIHTICYSIMLLNTDLHLADIEHKMTRSQFVKNTMTTITQAVIEAAPDAFERPTILPGKSNSALGGDDSRPSIEERFVSRRLSFRPPPRNEGDGSGDHCHDECGPLVKSPFDGSMRAWESQVEVVLKDIYASIRDERLPLFGADPSKNLAPNTQSGLSVIGMLKRTPSVLSKAPSESQASMRGRIAENGRANSSRWNSKSRSRPRMGNPGFSSSRTSFEDGNSIWSPTISSATWSKLSLGRTQTSMSVDSLSSSFRGGDYQQSIGFANALSQAVIRDDESCLGKEPSIMSDELKPAQLLDDESLELAGPPWVKEGMVIHKHHLDGIEKKAKDRHWNEVFAVIQRGQMSIFSFGTNKTGRKGRGRNATKGPAIVGGGNWQENATNLGTFSLRQTLASTLPPPGYSRARPHVWALSLPTGAVHLFQVGTPEISKEFVTTANYWSARLSTHPLVGGISNIEYGWSDAIINNALVTAINEQTVGPATGRQRSNSRPGSSAAGNPRPSMSSFRSAASLDHGSGGPYSSASRGNKLPGDRIHVAEWAPPTQSMRPSNLPEEEQLDSLLAYVKGIEDDLQTHNQLRSPMLLAFTPRGNNAVRAMANWERKSAYLLREIVKFRTYVDCLQQAETRKTEIYGERDLARRAARGELDEGEIEFDVERDTPIRT from the exons ATGTACGCCGACACCCCGAGACGTTCCAGTCGTCGCCGTCCCGACCTCAACATCAACACCTCTCCTCCGCCCGCCGCCTACTCGAACAGGCCCGCCGCCGTTGTCGCGTCAAGAGGAGAACCTACAATTGCGCCGCCAGTCCCTCAAACACCACCGTCGAGTAACAGGAACAGGCCACCGCCGCCTACTTCGTCCTCATCCGTCGCCAAGGGCAAATCCAACAGTTCTCGGGCACTACGAGGCCCTGCTCTCTCTCGCCATGCCGACGACTCTTTCTTGGTAGACACTCCCGATTCGCCCGACAGCTTCGACATGTCCTCGAATAAAGAAAACGATAATCCCGACCAATCACGCCCCCGCGACTCCCACGATCTTTCATTGTCCCCGCGAAACGTTACACGCGACTCCCTCATGGCGAATATGCTCATGTCTCTCGACCAATTCTCCATGGGTGGCCCAGTCGGTGGCCCCTTTGGCAGTAGCCCGCCAAACATGCATGACGAGCCTTCTCAGCAGTACCAATACGATACCGACGGTGACGGTTTCTCTAGATCAGTGCGAGGTGGCCGCCCTGGACACACATACTCCTATAGCTCCGACTTTGACGCCGACGATGCGAGCAGGATATCCTCACGGGGTAGGAGGAGCAACAGTAGTTCCAACTTCCAACCTGGTCTGCACCGCATCAGCAGTATGCGGGAACCGCTGCGAAGCACTGCCAACTCCCAACGCCACATGCACTCTCGAGGTGGGAAGGGAAGCACAAAGAGTAGCAGCTCCAACAGCATTGATGCCGGCTATGCTCAAGTTCTCAGTAGCACCAGGTGGGCTTCCGGCTTCGGTGGCAGATCCTCGAGCTTCGACTATGGTCACCGCCCACCAGCCCTGCAGGCCACACAACATCAAGCTCAAGCGAACGGAGCTCCATGGCACATTGAATTCTCCAACACCTTTTTCACCGACGACTACGATGCCGCGCCGACGCCTACGGTGCCTGGCGGGCCCCGACGCATGATGCCGCCCGTGACCCCCCCTGCCGCGACCATTCCACAACCGCCCATGGCCGCATCCACGTCCGCAGCCGCACATGCACCATCGACTGTGGCTGTGGAGCCAGCCGAACCACCGCCCATTGTCCTCGAACGCAAACGGTCGAGTCGGTCCGCTAAAAGCACGTCGACATCCCGCCGAGCAGacagcaacaacaacaagtCCAGCACTCCACGAGAAGAAGTGCCCCCAATGCCTTCACCTGTCCCGGTATCTTCAGCTGCGCCAACATCGTCGCCAGCAACCGCACCCGTCACGGCATTCGAGTCTGAGTCGGCACCCGCGCCACACGTGGGCTACGGCAAGACAAAAGAGCCCGTGCACGCAGCTACAATTCCGACACAAGCACCGTCGCAGCAAACAAAAGAAAAACCGGGGTTTTTCAGGCGAGTCTTCGGCTCGTCTAGAAGCAATGCCTCCAACAACCCGCCCGAGACGCAAAATTCCACAGGCATAACGTCGTCAACATCTGTGGATTCTGTTGATCAGAGGTCCGGGAACCGATCTCTACACGTTGCCAACCAGATGAAGCCATCCGCCCCCGCCCCGCCCTCGAGGGATACATCTTCGTCCCATTCTCATCATCACGTGCTGCAAAAGAAACCGAGCTCCTTCTTTCGTCGCAGAAAGAAGTCTGTGTCCGCCGATGAGGTCCCTCCTGTGCCAGTTGCTGCCACTCTCGAACCGCCAATGCCCCCTCTGGTGGCCCCGATCCAGTTGCCCATCACCAAAGACAAGCTTTCTGCGAAACCAGAGCCCAGCCCAATCAGCAGTCTGCGCAGGGTTATGAACCCGTACCTTAAAGGCAGCCCGGTGACGCCAAATACGCTCTTGACACCCCAATCTGCTCCCGTGCAACCTGCCTACTCCGAAATGACCTCCGATCCCGCTCCAGCTTCAAACGGTGAGAGGGCCGAAGAACAACCACGATCCTTCTCCCCCGAGTACGACCCGAGTCCCAATGCACGGATAAGAGAAGTCCGCTCAGGATCTCGtgatgatgacgatgatTATCATCCAGAGCATGAGCGCCGGACCGATACGCCCACAAGACCGCCCCCGGAACCTCCCATATCGTCCGAAAAGCGAAACAACTCCTTCCTCGATATCGATGGCAGTGACAATGAGGCAGACACTGAGTCGAAGCGAGGCAAGACAAAGAAAGATAGGAGCCACAAGTCTGGCAAGACAAGCAAAGAACCCTGCCCGTCCCGGAAGGGGACCTCAGACCGAAAGGATGATACCATTAGAGGCAGGAAGAACAACAGACTCGCGGTCGCTCCAGCAGACTCGGATGATGAAGGCAATAAATCAACACTAATCTTGCCAATGGAGGGTACTAGGTCTGCCAGCCGAGCTTCAGGGTCCACTACCACCGAGTACAAGTCTGCCATGAGCGGCACCCCTAGTGTCCGAGTCGAAACCACAGAGAATAGCCCCAAGGTCCTTGGCACATTTGAGGCTATGAGCACCAAGCCTCTGGATGAGCCCGACTTCATCGTTGGAGACCCAACAGAAGACGACCGCAAAAAGGCCCAAAAGATCTACGATGGTAACGAGGACTTCATCCAGAAGGAGAAGGCCGCTGCATGGATGGGTGAAGAAGGCCCCGTCCGGCAGAGGACTTTGCAAGCGTACATGGATCTGTATGACTTTGCCGACAAGAGCATTCTCCAGAGTCTCCGCTTGATCTGCGAGCGCCTTGTCTTTAGAGCAGAGACACAGCAGGTTGATCGTATCTTGGTTGCCTTTTCCAAGCGTTGGTGTGATTGCAACACCAACCACGGGTTCAAGGCATCCG ACGTCATTCACACAATCTGCTACTCAATCATGCTGCTCAACACTGATTTGCACCTGGCTGACATCGAGCACAAGATGACGCGGAGTCAGTTCGTCAAGAACACCATGACTACCATCACTCAGGCGGTGATTGAGGCGGCCCCTGATGCGTTTGAGCGGCCGACCATTTTACCGGGTAAATCCAATAGCGCTCTTGGAGGCGACGATTCCAGACCGTCGATCGAAGAGCGGTTCGTTTCGCGCCGACTGTCGTTTCGACCGCCGCCGAGAAACGAGGGAGACGGGTCCGGAGACCACTGCCACGACGAATGCGGGCCCTTGGTCAAGTCACCGTTCGACGGTTCGATGCGAGCCTGGGAAAGCCAGGTCGAAGTTGTCCTCAAAGACATTTACGCCTCGATCCGCGACGAACGATTGCCTCTCTTCGGTGCCGATCCGTCCAAGAATCTGGCGCCCAACACCCAGAGCGGTCTCTCTGTTATTGGTATGCTGAAGCGAACGCCTAGCGTTCTGAGTAAGGCCCCGTCTGAGAGTCAGGCATCTATGCGTGGGCGCATAGCTGAAAATGGCCGTGCCAATTCTTCCAGATGGAATTCGAAGAGCAGGTCACGACCTCGTATGGGCAATCCGGGCTTCTCTTCGTCGCGAACGAGCTTCGAGGACGGAAATTCCATTTGGAGCCCTACAATATCATCGGCAACGTGGAGTAAGCTCTCGCTGGGCCGAACGCAAACATCGATGTCTGTGGATTCGCTCAGCTCGTCATTCCGTGGAGGCGACTATCAACAGTCCATCGGATTTGCCAACGCCCTTAGCCAGGCCGTCATCCGTGACGATGAATCCTGTCTCGGGAAGGAGCCGTCCATCATGAGCGACGAACTCAAACCCGCGCAACTCCTCGACGACGAATCGCTCGAGCTCGCCGGTCCTCCGTGGGTAAAGGAAGGCATGGTCATCCATAAGCACCATCTTGACGGCATtgagaagaaggccaaggaCCGGCACTGGAACGAGGTTTTTGCCGTCATTCAAAGAGGCCAAATGAGTATCTTTTCCTTCGGCACTAACAAGACGGGACGCAAGGGCCGCGGTCGCAATGCAACCAAGGGTCCGGCCATTGTGGGAGGCGGCAACTGGCAGGAAAATGCCACTAACCTAGGCACCTTCAGCCTCCGACAGACTCTAGCATCTACTCTGCCACCGCCTGGTTACTCGAGAGCTCGCCCTCACGTTTGGGCCCTCAGCTTGCCCACGGGCGCTGTTCACCTATTCCAAGTCGGAACCCCCGAGATTAGCAAAGAATTCGTCACTACAGCCAACTACTGGAGCGCGCGCTTAAGCACACACCCTCTAGTCGGCGGTATCAGTAATATCGAGTATGGCTGGAGCGACGCCATCATTAACAACGCACTGGTAACGGCTATCAACGAACAAACCGTGGGACCGGCAACTGGGCGCCAGCGCTCTAACTCAAGGCCCGGAAGCAGCGCCGCCGGAAACCCTAGACCTAGTATGTCGAGCTTCCGCTCAGCTGCTTCCCTCGACCACGGCTCCGGAGGCCCTTATAGCTCAGCCAGCCGCGGCAACAAGTTGCCTGGTGACAGGATCCACGTCGCCGAGTGGGCGCCACCAACACAGAGCATGCGGCCCAGTAACCTACCAGAAGAGGAGCAGCTCGATAGTCTCCTTGCCTACGTCAAGGGCATCGAAGATGACCTTCAGACGCACAACCAGCTTCGTAGCCCGATGTTGCTCGCCTTCACACCCCGCGGCAACAACGCCGTTCGCGCCATGGCCAACTGGGAGCGCAAGAGTGCCTACCTACTACGGGAGATTGTCAAGTTCAGGACATATGTCGACTGCTTGCAACAGGCTGAAACGCGCAAGACTGAAATTTACGGAGAGAGAGATTTGGCTCGCAGAGCCGCGAGGGGAGAGTTGGATGAGGGAGAGATTGAATTCGACGTCGAACGAGACACGCCAATCAGGACTTAG
- a CDS encoding FAD binding domain-containing protein: MTSQDHHDGIKKVIVIGTGPTGLLLSLLLARHSIPVLLLDKSASLDTQPRATHYAAPANRVLSRANLLARVRQHGIEVGGARWRKPDGTVLAKIENSRLGAENPDRISCLPLNALCKMALEDLGKEPAAEVRWGCEVEGIREEEGRGKAVVVVKTEEGAEELEADYVVGCDGANSIIRRRLFGDEFPGYTWDLQIIATNKQKVYYDFEKYGWKDSNFVIHPTDYFMAAKIQDDGLWRVSYGEVPGLSHDEYRARQPAKYETMLPGNPKANDYRIVNFSPYKVHQRLAPRMRVGRFILAGDAAHLCNPFGGMGLTGGIVDVGDLFDCLAGIHDGRADDDILDKYDRYRREKFNQFTNPVSEANLKRMASDPDEVEANDPGIVAMREADKTDEAAVTFQLGILGLAHDMTQYYKKYTYALVVTDNYLVAIASAHCSGTQFNAYIYDMLCQPSSGESPVHAPVHRATVVSKTEIRAFETKPERLTK; this comes from the exons ATGACATCTCAAGACCACCATGATGGTATCAAAAAG gtaatagtaataggcaCAGGCCCAACAGGCCTCCTCCtctccctcctcctcgcccgCCACTCCATCcccgtcctcctcctcgacaaATCCGCCTCCCTCGACACCCAGCCCCGCGCAACCCACTACGCCGCCCCCGCCAACCGCGTCCTCTCCCGCGCGAACCTCCTCGCCCGCGTAAGGCAGCACGGCATCGAAGTAGGCGGCGCCCGCTGGCGCAAACCAGACGGCACCGTCCTCGCCAAGATCGAGAACAGCAGGCTCGGCGCGGAGAACCCGGACCGGATCTCGTGTCTGCCGCTGAACGCGCTGTGTAAGATGGCGCTGGAGGATCTCGGAAAGGAGCCGGCGGCGGAGGTGAGGTGGGGGTGTGAGGTTGAGGGGAtccgggaggaggagggccgGGGGAAGGCGGTGGTTGTTGTGAAGACGGAGGAGGGGGCCGAGGAGCTGGAGGCTGATTATGTTGTTGGGTGTGATGGTGCGAATAGCATTATCCGGAGACGGCTGTTTGGGGACGAGTTTCCTGGGTATACGTGGGACTTGCAAATTATTGCCACAAAC AAACAAAAGGTCTACTACGACTTTGAAAAGTACGGCTGGAAAGACTCCAACTTTGTCATCCACCCAACGGACTACTTCATGGCTGCCAAGATCCAAGACGACGGCCTCTGGCGCGTCAGCTACGGCGAGGTCCCCGGCCTCAGCCACGACGAGTACCGTGCCCGCCAGCCCGCGAAATACGAAACCATGCTGCCCGGGAACCCAAAAGCCAACGACTACCGGATCGTCAACTTTAGCCCCTACAAGGTACACCAGCGTCTCGCGCCGCGGATGCGCGTGGGGAGGTTCATCTTGGCTGGGGATGCTGCGCACCTGTGTAACCCGTT CGGCGGCATGGGCCTCACGGGTGGCATCGTCGACGTAGGCGACCTCTTCGACTGTCTAGCAGGCATCCACGACGGCCGAGCCGACGACGACATACTCGACAAGTACGACCGCTACCGACGAGAAAAGTTCAACCAGTTCACGAACCCGGTCTCCGAGGCGAACCTCAAGAGGATGGCCTCGGACCCGGACGAGGTCGAGGCCAATGACCCAGGGATTGTCGCCATGCGTGAGGCGGACAAGACTGACGAGGCTGCCGTCACATTCCAACTG GGTATACTGGGGCTTGCCCATGATATGACGCAGTATTATAAGAAATA TACATATGCATTGGTCGTTACAGACAATTACTTGGTTGCTATTGCCAGTGCCCATTGCTCCGGGACTCAATTCAACGCCTACATATATGATATGCTGTGTCAACCATCATCTGGAGAGTCACCAGTGCATGCACCCGTCCACAGAGCAACCGTCGTCTCGAAGACGGAAATAAGAGCCTTCGAGACGAAGCCTGAGCGTCTGACCAAGTAG
- a CDS encoding methyltransferase domain-containing protein: MAEAVAIDCRDTGPVCVTETQEMAGSPSPQPTTPLANVAGVDAAVQTVASPPTAASSPAVTSEPVATSRVTVSSGPADTSEATVSSETAETAEPTATSEPVATPTPTSPLAVQNSPPGTAATPTANTPGLIEASDDGASTDGSTIDERITNYSASLTSSVVDYPVEYGRRYHAFRPGSYSFPNDEREMERLDIAHALMVRSIGNRLFLAPLRAETLHRVLDIGTGTGIWSVEMGDIFENAEIIGNDLSPIQPGWVPANVRFEIDDVESPWINEHKYDYIFCRYMIISIQDWPRLIRNMYDNVNPGGWVEFQDMDGLYYSDDGTYTEDHATRQWNRQYIDACEAMGRTARPGPQLEGWVRDAGFQNITHQRFKVPIGPWAKDEYYADVGMLNLVQLLEGLEGFTLKIFCGFLGQTKEEVMVLLARVRKELKEGACHAIFDHHVVYAQKPFEEEGNNGGVPPPV; encoded by the exons ATGGCAGAAGCGGTAGCGATCGATTG CCGCGACACAGGCCCAGTTTGTGTGACTGAGACACAAGAGATGGCTGGTTCACCTTCACCTCAACCTACGACTCCTCTGGCCAATGTGGCTGGCGTCGATGCAGCTGTTCAAACTGTTGCATCTCCCCCAACCGCGGCCTCTTCACCAGCAGTCACATCTGAGCCGGTTGCGACGTCTAGAGTGACTGTCTCGTCGGGGCCAGCCGATACGTCCGAAGCGACCGTCTCGTCAGAGACAGCCGAGACAGCTGAACCAACCGCAACGTCCGAGCCGGTTGCAACACCCACGCCAACAAGTCCTTTGGCAGTCCAAAACTCGCCACCAGGGACAGCAGCAACACCAACAGCCAATACCCCCGGCCTTATCGAAGCGAGTGATGATGGAGCTAGC ACTGACGGGTCTACCATCGATGAAAGGAT AACAAACTACTCCGCGTCCCTAACTTCGAGCGTTGTCGACTACCCGGTCGAATATGGAAGAAGATATCACGCTTTCCGACCAGGAT CCTACTCCTTCCCAAACGATGAG CGCGAAATGGAACGCTTGGACATAGCCCACGCACTCATGGTCAGATCAATTGGCAACAGGCTATTTTTGGCACCCCTCAGGGCGGAAACTCTTCATCGAGTCTTGGATATTGGGACAGGCACTGGAATTt GGTCGGTGGAAATGGGCGACATTTTCGAAAACGCGGAG ATTATCGGAAACGACTTAAGTCCCATTCAGCCTGGATG GGTCCCGGCGAACGTAAGGTTCGAAATTGACGATGTCGAGAGCCCTTGGATCAACGAGCATAAATACGACTACATCTTTTGTCGATACATGATCATCTCAATTCAAGACTGGCCTAGGCTTATCAGAAACATGTATGA CAACGTCAACCCAGGCGGATGGGTCGAATTCCAGGATATGGACGGGCTCTACTACTCAGACGACGGCACCTACACAGAAGACCACGCCACGCGCCAGTGGAACAGGCAGTACATTGACGCCTGCGAGGCCATGGGCCGCACCGCCCGCCCGGGCCCCCAACTCGAAGGCTGGGTCCGGGACGCCGGGTTCCAAAACATCACGCACCAGCGGTTCAAGGTCCCCATCGGACCCTGGGCTAAGGACGAGTACTACGCCGACGTCGGCATGTTGAACCTGGTTCAGCTGCTCGAAGGTCTAGAGGGCTTCACGCTGAAGATCTTTTGCGGGTTTTTAGGACAGACCAAGGAGGAAGTCATGGTGTTGCTCGCAAGAGTTCGCAAAGAGTTGAAGGAGGGCGCTTGCCATGCCATTTTTGATCA CCACGTTGTTTACGCTCAGAAGCCCTTCGAAGAAGAGGGAAACAATGGAGGAGTGCCGCCGCCGGTATGA